taaaatatataaggaatTTTATTTGGCGTGTGCGGAACAATTGTGCGCACATTCTAATTAACGGTATATAAACCATATTTTTGACACATGAAATtagagtaaaaattattttagtactCAAGTTTCAGTGTTATtgttaaattgatacatgagTTTTTTTGCAAATGATATGATTGATACCCGAATTTTTTCGAAATTGATACATGAGtgtttataattatcccaattaaTTCTTGAGGTTTTACATAAAAGTCAAATATGCATATATCTAttgagaatattttataatgaaaaagttACCCTTTAAAtgtaacttaattttatatatgtccATTTATTTGTAGCACAATAAGTCctatgattaaataaactatactatataacaatttaaatgataacagtaatagtaaattagtttcgtatataagaatattcattcgataataaaaattaacatttaatatatttgaggaAGTGatgttttcaaaaattaaaattaaagacattttaaacaaaaagtaattgtttggatttaatttctaatattataatttaaaaaaataaatatattaagacaaaaagaataatttcacCAGTCTTTTCCTTAAGTTCtatctttataaattaaatataaaatctcatCTCTTATATCTATCTTATAAGGTggttttatttctatttattgttttaaattatggagTTTACACTTATTctcaatctaattatttattattgtgtactttttttataataataaaattatattagtttactattttttctaaatattgtaagtaattaaaactaacatttatttcatatgtttttagttttaaagGTGTaaccttttatttataaaactagTGGCTCACATCaagtgtatttttaattttttgtgtcagtaaaggacaaaatatttatatagtactatttactaattattttaaaatataaatatcaattttttatatttttttgtattttaatttaaatgaaatatatttaagaataaacttataattttttagaaggataaaaaataaaaagaagaccACAAAGTCAATctcaaaaacaagaaaagaataaatgtgtGTGATTTTATAAGTCAACAAGGGTATATTAGTCATTTTTTGTCTAAGAAGGGGTTAAAATCTGCCAAAACTCAATCCATTTGCCTCAAGGGCGCTAAAAATTCACATTCCCATACTTTCTAACGAAAAAGGAGGTTTTatgtagaattttttaaataacagtGATCtttagcttatttttaaaacaggaggtaaaatgcaaattgggcttaaatattttggtagAACTTCCATTGTAAGGCAAGATTCAAGCATTCCGTGATTAGAGTTTATGATTgagtaattaataatcaatgtAGGTACAAATTTCTacattttacatttaattacaAGGCAGAAAGACTCATCTACCCATGAAGTTGTTGATATGACAAATCAATTCAAGAACACGACTTTGCGAGAGAGCAGACTTGTTAAGAATCTGAAATGCATGGCCAACACCTTTACACACCAACTGCTCCACTTTCACGCCTTTACTCCTCAAATTAGCGCACAACTCCAAATTCCTATCTCTCAGTATATCCATCTCCGATATGCATACCATGACCCGCAAATTCCGCAACTCCTCCGCCCCCTTGGCCACCGGATTGCACCAGGGGTGGTCGCGATTGGCCCCGGAAGGCAACGACAGCCGCCAATACGTGTCGGACGCCGCCAGCGTAAGGGCGGAGCGTGGTGGCTGCACCGTGTACTTCTCCGAATGAGTCCTCCTCTCCCCTCCAAAAAAGGGTTGTATTAGTACGAGTCCCTTGATTTCCAACACCCTACTTACACTCAACGCGACGTTATAGGCTATGTTTGCACCAGCACTATCACCAGCCAGGAATATGCTAGAGAAGTCACATTTACTAGTCCACCAATCATTACTCGGGACGAAATTTTGTTGCGTCAGCCAAACAAGCGCCTTAACTCCGTCGTCATAGGCTGCCGGAAGAGGGTTCTCCGGCGCCAGCCGGTAATTGACCGACACGACTGCACAACTGAGTCTGGAGGCTAATTTTGCTAGGAATTCGTGGTAGCAACTCCAAGAAGCGGAGCCGACACAAAATCCGCCGCCGTGGAAGTACACCATTAAGGGGAGTCGGAGTCTGTCGGTGTTTGGGACATACAAACGTGCCAAAACATTGGTGCACTTGTCTATGATCATGTCTCTACAAGTTACCCCAAGCTCCGGAGCCAATGAGCAGGCGACACTTGGAACGATCTGGGGTCGTTCGACGTGACCATCTTTGTAAACTCTAATAAGCCCATCAATCTCGGCAACCACAACTCCACGGTGGGGGGATTCTTGGCCGTTGATTTGAAGGTTGAAACTTGGATCCAGTGTGGTGGCGgccattcttctttttctcataagaatgagaaataaaatggaaaatatgGAAGGAGTATAGCAAATTGTGAGGAAATGATGGCCAAACTGAAGGTATTTATAGAGGGAGTGGAAATAAAGATAAGAAGATTATTGGGAATGGGAGTGGGTCATCAAGTGGGAAGACTTCCAATATTTCTTCACGTGGACTCTACTGATGGTCTAATTAGTCTACAGATGGTCCAGTGGTGGGGTTCACTTCAATTCTCAAAGTCAATAAatatagtcaaaatattattttttttctatataatttaaattgattttagttgaatttaaaataacttataattagcataatatatttataatatgattggtatataatttcttaaaaaataattaattatataataaatatattatatttatattataattaatttaatttgatcaaatttaataaaaataaaaaaattaaatcgcTATTCTTACAGCAACTTTTTGTTAGCCGCGTTTACTGTAAAAATTACTAAAGGTGGCTGGTAATGACATAAGCCCAACATTCAACAGCGAAATACCACTTAAAAACAGCGTGGCCGAATGTGAATCCTTCGTCCTTTGTAATAGTAAATGGGGCAGTGGTTGCCGGCggaattttatatgaattgatTAATTCTCTCCgaccaagaatttgttgtGGGTCACTTGCTTATGGATGATTTGTGTTGGTGTTCTTATTACCATTTAGATCAAGAAACATTAATAATGTTTCTTTCCGAAACTTCATTCACACGTTCTTAGTCGAATGTACTGTGATTCTAAGTGCTATCAGTAACGACATCAATCAGTAATGaagtgtatatatttatatatattaactatacaagtaaatttttaaataagattcatttataaattaaattaacattaaattttttggaagtatttaaattcagaattttttttggaatccAGCAATTAGTCAACGGCTAATGACTTTCCCATGGAATTTTCCACTTTTGTACTTAAAATTCGAGCACTATTGTCTCCTCTCAAATTCAGAAAATCAAGAAGCAAAAAAGAGTTGAGGACCACAATTTGCTCCCACGATTTATGTATGTTTCCTGTAGGTATCGCAATGACTTTGAGTTagttcaatttaaataatttcctGATATCTAAGAAAACAAACTCACACTTAGttggaaattaaaattttttaatgtttaagtAATTAATCGGATgctaaattgaaaagaaagatgaaaaatattctctTAATAAAAGATGTTTTTTGACTCCTAAATGActttggagtatttataggactaaatatttgtatttgtatgaATCACGTGCCTTCTAAGTATTGGGTGGTAGATGATGATGGTTTCGGATCATAAGGTCGAGTTGGATGGAGTTTGACCCAACCCGAGCAAAAGTGCATATATCAAGATCATGTTTGGGCATTTTGAGGTCTTATGAGAAGTATTTTGTCCTTCAAAAGTGCTTCTTGTTAGACCCtgtcaatatataataagggATAATAACATAGCTTTATCCCAAATTTAGTGTAACTACACATAGACCAATTACGATTTGGAAGATTATGTTTAGTACCTCTGACTTTtgtttatatctaataaatagaccccgtcaaaatttatcgaatttgttaatattacaaaaacagttgaataaaaatctatatttttatcctaATTGACTTATTCTTGACCTATATATTGTAGGTCAATAAATTCTTTCTGACTAAAATTGATCAGAAAGATCTATTTGACTGTAATCAGtgagtaataagtcaattggtggtaaatatgaattttatttaatttttttattaataggaACAAATTCTGTGATTAATAGAGAAgtgtatttgttaaataaaaataaatattaaaagtactaaatataattttttaaattatagaagatctatttataattatgtcaaattttaaagttaaaaaacagTTCAATTATTTGATGTATTAGTCATAATAAAAGTTAACATCAAgagggagggggggggggggggggaaggggTGGTAATAATAGAGTTAATGGGGCCGAGGGGCAAGAAGAAGTGGCTGATATCATGAGGTCAAATGTCGGTACGTGCAATCATGAATTTACATGTCACTTTGGAAAGCTAGGATACATGCATGCCCATCTACAATGTGGAggccacacacacacagacacacaagGATTTTAATGTGGTGGGCGCATGGATGAGTGCATGCATGTATCTGAGCATGCATATTTTATGAGCAATAAgttaatacatatacatatatatatatatacatagatagTGGATGGTTCCCTCTATTATGGAAGGAAGATGTAGGGGTTCTGGATCTTACGTGTTGACTTGAGAAGCGCAACTCATCCAATTCactttacacacacacaacacccTTTCCAAAGTGGCCTTCCCTGTTTTTAGGACTTCCATCCAACATGCTTGTCATTTCCCACAATTCACCTGCatacatgaaaaattacaatttaccccatttgttaatataaatgtGCAAATACtctttataaaacaaataataatttattcctttatatttttataaaaagagcAAAAACCCCCCTATGCACAATAGTGGATTACACGTATTGTCTTTGCATTTAGAAAAAGATTTtactcaataaaatattatttttgttaacgtaggggaataaattgcattttacccccTACATATATCTCCTCATACATTTCTACCTACCGTATGTACATATCTCCTTGATTTTGAATTAAGACttgacaaattattattactattattaattttatttttcttctaaatattGGATTCTTGACATCACCatcacatttttaatttttttatgatataaatagGGTATAACACCTTATTgaattgaactaaaatttcaattcaGTATTCAGTATAATTGTAGTTCAATTCGGTCGATAAATTCAATTATGCACACCCCTAAAGCAGACAATAACgagtaaagaaaaaaagagataatatttagaataaaatctTGCAAGTACGTGAATGGGCAATTATCCCATAAATTCCACATTCTTTTTGACCTGCATCATTGTTTCCAAAAGGAAGATAATAATGGAGAGCTCCTCCCCCTTGAAGATGCATCCGATTCTTACAAAGCCTGCACGCATATTTCCAGCCACTTGTCCTCCCCATATTCCatatttctttgaatttttttttaagtcaaCTCGTGCTCTACCACGTTTCCCTACTGGTGTTTCTGCCCACTCCGACTCTCAAATTGTTCCACTTCACTTCTGAATATGACAATCACAACATATACTACGTGCTGAATGATTGTCTTTTTTGCCCATTCATACTGTTTTCAAAGTCTTATCAAAGTACATTAATTTGTGACTTCATGTGATCTTCAGACGCAAACATACGACTTTGAGCGAATAAcgtaaaaatgaaatatgttGTTGGGGGCCCGGCTCCATAAGTgctaagaaaaatcaaattttctcgAGCCAATACGAATTGCTTTTCTAAACTGACAAAAGAGGTGAGAAATTGGCCATAAAATAACTGACCCAGTTCTACAAGAATGGGTCTGAAAATGTTGTGAGTACCTACCTATATTAAAAAGTTAGCAATTTCGGGCCTTACCCATCTTGCAACATCAAAACATAAACCAGATTTGGGCCGTATCCAATCCAGTATTGAAGAAATTGTGCTCAGCGACCATTcaccaaaaagtcaaaaagcttgaatgattatttctCACTACACTGGAAATTATTAAAGTTGTTCGTGCCGACCGACCTCTGTATTATTCTCATGTTTTTCTACGATTTTGTCATGTTTTCTCATTGGCTAAATATTATGACTGTCTTTTCTGATTTTGGCAATAATTAAGATATACTTTTCCCCCCTCTCCAAAAAAGCCTAATTTAATTGGTGAAATTGAGGCCCCATAATATTAAAGGTTGATGAAGGAGATTACTAAATTATCCAAGTACTCCTGTCATTTTAAGGCATTTAAATCCCCATAGTTGACTATTTTGACCAGGGAATAAATAAAGATCATTGGATTATGATGACGTGGCAGCATCTCAAGGGGGACATGTGGCTCTCCTAGACGATACTGTACAGCTATAAATAGCccaatttatgattattcaaattatgttttatctCATCATTTTACCGTCATTTCGTGATCTGGTTCGATctcatttttaacttttcaaccccacttttctaacttaagcatcggagggccatcGCCGAAGGCTACTCGGCTAGTCTCATGTTTGCTttgttctcaggatccactAACAGGTAGTACGAAAGAAGGATTCAGCGACCCGACTTAGCGATCCGACCCTACGATCCGATCCCGATTTCGCGCGACCTACATCAGAGGTTATGGGTTCGAATCTCACTTTATGCATGGAGTGTTGTTTCTACTGAATTGTATGCGTTGCTGCGTTGGTTTGATTtactatatttgatattattgatcataaTATAACTGTAATAATAgtttgttaaatattgatatccGAACATGAATAATcgtaaatcaatttatttcaattaataataattcatcactattacttaaaaaaaaaactaagaaatacctttttattatttaaaatttttaaatactttctcaaataaaaaataattacccAATTTCGAAATAATGAAATAGACATTactattagttcataaaaatactttaattttttaaaaaaaatataatttataatttaaaataatactttgaTTAGTACCAccaaaattagatgaaaacataacaaaagCTACTGGAACAGACTTATAAACCTTAAATtcaaaggtatttataatttttcaaataacaaaagaaagtATTGTACTTTTGATATCATAGTTTACGAGTTTAACACATTTTATCTCATAATGTAAAAAGTTATAGCATTTTAgattccataaaataaaaaattatggcacATTTGGTCCATAAGTTAAAAAGCTATAGCATTTTTGTCCCAAAtgctataatttattaaacatgctatttttataaaatatgagaccaaaaatataatgtcTTCTATTGTATGATACAAAAAATGTAGTTTTTCCTAAACAAAAAAGgtattgtaattatgatatatatatacgggAGGTGTAAGTTGTAATTTAGCCTTTTAATGTTtggcaaaaattaataattaatgggtatttaatttgtccattcgcttttcttttcttttttcttaaagaaaaatattgtgaattaatttaaaatagaattaggaaaaatagatattttcaAGTATTCTTGCTGATCGCTGATGGAGAGGAATGAAGACAGCTGAAGAAGACCCAGTTTAGTAATCGGGTCAACTCTCCAAAAACTTCAATCCCAAATTCCCATTCCATTGTCTGAAACTCCAGCATGTAGAAGTTCCGGGGAACAATAAGTGTTTGAAGAAGAGCCGCTGAGATACGATGGCGGACGCCGCTGTCGAATTTCTACTGGAGAACCTCAAGCAGCTGCTTCTCTACAACGCCAACCTGATTCTCGACATCAAGGTCCAGGTTGAGTTCCTGTACAACGATCTCAGCTTGTTCAAAGCTTTCCTCAAGGACTCCACGGAGAAGCGCAGCAAGCATGAGACTTTGAAGGAACTGGTGAAGCAGATCAGAGACGTGGTTTACGAGGCTGAAGATGCCATTGATACGTTTGTGGCCCACGCGGCTGTGCACAAGGCCCGGAAGCATATCGAGAAAGCTTTCCACATATTCGATTATCCGGCGAAGCTCCGGAGCGTGGCCAAGGATATTGAGCAGATCAGGGCAAAGGTGAAGGATATTTATGAGAACAAGAAGTTTGGGTTTGAAGCTCTCCACGTTGGTGATGGAGCTGACAGAGGAACTAAAGAGAAAAAGGTAAAGCAAAAAGTTTTAATAGAGGCCTTGCCTTTCTCTTTGCTATCTACTGTCAAGCATGGAGCTAGttgtgtttgatttttcaatGTTGCATCTGGATTTTTTAAGTCTGATGATGGTTTACTAAGTTTAGATTTTTGAGATCATGTCATATGTTTGTGTATATCAACACATAGATATCTTCAAATGGTATTTTTGAGCATAGTAGAAGTTTTGTTGGTCATCATGCAAAGTCAACTGCGTGAACCAATAAAGCATGATGGAATACACTTGTTCTGGTACCGTTATCTTTCCGGAGGACTCTAAGTTCTTTGTTTAACTGTAGTGTTGAAAAATCTGATTATCTTACAATCTTTTTGGAGGAGACAACAGTATTTTCATGTGTCCCGGAACAAGAACTTCGACTTAACATCTACTGCTGCTCCTGTGGCTGCCACTCGACATTCACTAAGACATGTTCTTTTCTAACTGAACACTggggaaattattttcatgcACAAGATTTTGATAAAGATATTGATCATTTGCTGATAAACATTTGAGGTCTACTTGTAGGGTTTTACTCACCTATTGTCATCCATTGCCATGAGAATGTTGGTAATCAGTTTTATGTTTTCGTTCCTCATTCGATATTCAGATTAAAGCTCAGTTAAGCTCTTGTCTTCAGTATACCAAAGTCTTATTGGACGCCCCTTGAGTTTCCTTGTGAACGATTTTGACATATTTAGAGTATTGGAGATGAACATTGAAATACATCAGGACTGTTGTGCTCTGAAGTTTACATTATtcatcttatattatatatgcattatcttgtcattttcatttcatgGTCTAAGTTTTTCTTCACTATGATGCAGCCTCCTATAGTTGAAGAAGACAATGTTGTGGGTTTTGAAGATGAGGCagaaaaagtgatcaatctTCTCACTGGAGGATCTGATGAACTAGAAGTTATCTCAATTGTTGGGATGCCTGGCCTTGGTAAGACAACACTGGCTAAAATGATTTATCGTGATCCCAAAATTGAATATGAGTTCTATAGTCGTGCATGGATTTATATTTCTCAAGATTATAGCAGAAAGGAAGTCTTCCTTAATATTCTGAGTAATTTCACCCAACTTACTGATTCCATGTATAAGATGAATGATGAAAATTTGGCTAAAGAGCTCTGTAGAATTTTGgagaaaggaaaatatttgatCGTCATGGATGATGTTTGGAGCGAAGAGGCCTGGAATGATCTCAAGGTTGCCTTCCCTAAGAACAACAAGCGGAGTAGAATATTGATAACTAGTCGTATTAAGAGAGTTGCTAGGCATGCTAATCCCAGCAGGGAACCTCATAATTTGCGTTTTCTAACGCCTGATGAGAGTTGGAGGTTACTCCAAAGAAGGGCACTAGGTGCAGAGAACTGCCCGGAGGAGTTAGTTAAAGACGGAAAGCATATAGCCAATGAATGTCGTGGGCTACCACTTGCAATAGTGGTAATTGGAGGGATTCTGCTACAAAAAGGAACAGACTGGTGGGAGCAAGTTGCTAAAAGTGTTGATGCATATATTGCCATGGACCAGGAGAAACGTATGGACAATTTTATAGCTCTAAGTTACAATCACCTACCTTACCATTTAAAAGCATGCTTTATCTACTTCGGGATGTTCCCTGAAGACTGTGAGATTCCAGTGTGGAAACTGGTTCGCTTGTGGATTGCTGAGGGGTTCATACAGCAGAAGGAGGAAATGAGCTTGGAGGACATTGGAGAGGAGTACTTAGAGGATCTTGTCAACAGGAATTTAGTGATGGTAGGACTGTACAGATcaaatggtaaaattaaaacatgcCGTATTCATGACATGCTGCATGAATTTTGCACGAAGGAAGCGAAAGAAGAGAACTTTTTCcaagaaattaagaattttgatCAATGTACCTACATGTCTTCCAACCCTGCCTTAGAAAGGTACCGTCGCCTTTGCATTCATTCCCGTGTTTTGAACTACATTTCCACAAAACCAGTTGGTCCACGTGTTCGTTCCTTCTTGTGTTTCTCCAATGAGGAAACAATCTTACAAGCAGAGCACATTTCATCCATCCCTGGAGCATTTAAACTGCTTAGAGTATTAGATGCTAAATCTATCATTTTCACGCGTTTCCCAACTGATCTTACTCAACTGGTTCATTTGAGGTATATTGTTCTTTCTAGTAATTTCAAGGTTCTACCTGTGGCCTTCTCCTCCCTCTGGAATATTCAAACTCTTGTCATTGTAACATCTTCACGTACCCTTGAAATTAAAGCAGACATATGGAAGATGATTCAGTTAAGACACTTAAAAACAAATGCATCCACAGCTTTGCCAGGTCCTCTttccaaatcaagaaaaagtaaagatGATGCTCTGATGATTGGGAGCCTACAAACACTTTCGACTGTATCACCTGAAAGTTGCACGGAAGATGTGTTTGCTCGGGCTCCTAACCTGAAAGTTTTGGGCATTCGTGGTCAGTTGGCTAAACTTCTGGAAAACAAGAGCGGAAGTATGTTGTTTGATAGTTTGGGGAAATTGAGTCatcttgaaaatttaaagCTACTGAACGATGTATTTCCTCGCCCACCTTCTGAAGGAAAATTGACTAACCTTCCGCAGAGGTATAAATTTCCTCCAAAGCTGAA
The window above is part of the Sesamum indicum cultivar Zhongzhi No. 13 linkage group LG2, S_indicum_v1.0, whole genome shotgun sequence genome. Proteins encoded here:
- the LOC105156400 gene encoding probable carboxylesterase 6, coding for MRKRRMAATTLDPSFNLQINGQESPHRGVVVAEIDGLIRVYKDGHVERPQIVPSVACSLAPELGVTCRDMIIDKCTNVLARLYVPNTDRLRLPLMVYFHGGGFCVGSASWSCYHEFLAKLASRLSCAVVSVNYRLAPENPLPAAYDDGVKALVWLTQQNFVPSNDWWTSKCDFSSIFLAGDSAGANIAYNVALSVSRVLEIKGLVLIQPFFGGERRTHSEKYTVQPPRSALTLAASDTYWRLSLPSGANRDHPWCNPVAKGAEELRNLRVMVCISEMDILRDRNLELCANLRSKGVKVEQLVCKGVGHAFQILNKSALSQSRVLELICHINNFMGR
- the LOC105156401 gene encoding putative late blight resistance protein homolog R1B-17; the protein is MADAAVEFLLENLKQLLLYNANLILDIKVQVEFLYNDLSLFKAFLKDSTEKRSKHETLKELVKQIRDVVYEAEDAIDTFVAHAAVHKARKHIEKAFHIFDYPAKLRSVAKDIEQIRAKVKDIYENKKFGFEALHVGDGADRGTKEKKPPIVEEDNVVGFEDEAEKVINLLTGGSDELEVISIVGMPGLGKTTLAKMIYRDPKIEYEFYSRAWIYISQDYSRKEVFLNILSNFTQLTDSMYKMNDENLAKELCRILEKGKYLIVMDDVWSEEAWNDLKVAFPKNNKRSRILITSRIKRVARHANPSREPHNLRFLTPDESWRLLQRRALGAENCPEELVKDGKHIANECRGLPLAIVVIGGILLQKGTDWWEQVAKSVDAYIAMDQEKRMDNFIALSYNHLPYHLKACFIYFGMFPEDCEIPVWKLVRLWIAEGFIQQKEEMSLEDIGEEYLEDLVNRNLVMVGLYRSNGKIKTCRIHDMLHEFCTKEAKEENFFQEIKNFDQCTYMSSNPALERYRRLCIHSRVLNYISTKPVGPRVRSFLCFSNEETILQAEHISSIPGAFKLLRVLDAKSIIFTRFPTDLTQLVHLRYIVLSSNFKVLPVAFSSLWNIQTLVIVTSSRTLEIKADIWKMIQLRHLKTNASTALPGPLSKSRKSKDDALMIGSLQTLSTVSPESCTEDVFARAPNLKVLGIRGQLAKLLENKSGSMLFDSLGKLSHLENLKLLNDVFPRPPSEGKLTNLPQRYKFPPKLKKLTLSDTLLDWNDMSTLGMLENLEILKLKDNAFKGEWWQPEDGGFRALRILHIGRSDLVSWNASARHFPRLKHLFIKHCSSLEALPSGFADISSLQLVELYCTTRSAAASARIIQEKKKQMQVEQSTRGTGFKLSIYPPDQ